The Primulina huaijiensis isolate GDHJ02 chromosome 10, ASM1229523v2, whole genome shotgun sequence region CATGTGTCCCTATCTGaaagaaatgaattaaattgGCACAATGGTTTCATGCAAATTGAAAGTTGAAGAGCATTATTTCTTCATCTATATATGTGCACAGCTGGTAGTTTTCAGTTAGTGCACACCgcatcattatttttaaataatgtcCCTGTCAAAAGAAACTTGTTATCATAGAGCAtggtttttttttccaaatatatTGGCAAAAAAGGGCGCTCAATCTTGGCTATTTTGCCAGTAAATAAAGCATTGCCTCCTTTTTAGTACAAATTTTCCCTTAAAATTTACGTATGATGTTCTATATTTCTTGCCTTTTTATGTATTATAGTctttttgctaatttcttcATCATATTCAGGTATGATTACTCAGGCTTTGGACAGTCCACTGGAAAGGTTAGATGCATGCTTTCACCGCTATATAAATGTAGTTAGGTTCACTTGATTGGCATCTGTATGTCCATCATTAGAATGTTTGCTACAGAAATATTTCCCCaccttttttaatttaatttgttttgaaaGGTTGATTGTATAATGAGATAATGGTTTTGATTGCTCTCCTTGTTTATTACTTTTTCCCCTTTTCTCTGTTTGtatcattaaaaatttattatttattaaatctaTTTGTAATATCATCGTCATTTTGTAGGCTGGCTAGGTGCGATTTGCCAAAGATAGACCATGGTTGGCTTCAGTAGGAGCctttaatgaaatatttttttcttgttggGCTTCCAGATAGCGGAAAGAGATCCTTTTTTTTGCCTTTGCATCACACTCGTTTCGTACTTTTTGTTAATTAGGAGTCTGAATAACAagtcaaaatattatatttgtaaaTAGCGTTCCTGTTAAGTGCTTGCATGTTTTTGGTCCTGTCAAATTTGACCCGCCCATCCCTTTTATTTGAAACAGCCAACTGAATGTAATACATACGCAGACATTGATGCTGTATACAAGTGCCTCAAAGAGAAATATGGGGTTAAAGACGACCAATTAATACTCTACGGTCAATCTGTTGGTAGTGGTCCCACCATTGATCTTGCAGCACGAATACCTGACTTGAGAGGGGTTGTTCTGCATAGTCCTATTTTATCCGGTTTAAGGGTGTTGTACCCTGTAAAACGGACATATTGGTTCGATATTTACAAGGTATTATATGCTGCTGTGCAACTATTATTCAATATTTTGCAAACCGAAACTTGTATGATTAGCACTCAAAGTTTAACTTTTTGTTAATACAGAATATTGACAAAATTGGTGGAATTAACTGTCCAATTCTTGTTATTCATGTAAGTTTTCCTTATTGTGTTTCAAAGATACCCTCTCCCTGTTTTTTCTGTCTCTCTCAGTCTCCCCCATGAAATGTCTAAAGCTTTCTCAGGATCATTATCATTTGGACTTGCCTcgaacatttttaaaaaaaattgcactaTGTGTTACTTGATTTATCGTCAATGTTTAGGGAACAGCAGATGACGTTGTTGATTGCTCACATGGCAAGCGGCTTTGGGAGCTTTGCACCGTAAAGTACGATCCTATATGGATAAATGGCGGTGGACATTGCAATCTTGAACTGTATCCCGAGTTCATCAAGCATCTCAAAAAGTTTGTATTGGCTCTTGGAAAATTAAGACAGGCACCCAATGTTTCAGCTATAGCATCATTAGAGCCCGAGAATAAGAGAGAATCAGCAGAAAGCAACACTGCAGACACGATCGAGTTACCACCAGATCTTCcagaaatttcaagaaacagTTTGGATAGCCGACTGGACAAATCCAAGAAATCGAGTGTTCTTGAAAAATCAAGAATGAGTACTGATCGCGTCGACAGATTTAGAAGGAGAAAACACCTGTTATGGTGATCGGTTGAAATCCACGAAAAGTCATGCTGCTGGCTTCATTTAAGAAGGTATATTGCAGCAACCCATTATTTCCATGTCGAACGGTTTCTGCGTCCGAGTATGTACCATGTCGAACGGTTTATGCGTCCGAGTATGTACCATGTCGAACATGCTTATAGAAGTAAGTTATCTGAATGATATATAGGCTGACcttgagaaaaaataaaaactccCTTTTTTCCCGTGTAAAATATCAAGCATCCTCTGATGGTGTTCAGTTTGCGGTTTCAGCTTTTTCTTATCTCAAAATATGTAAATCTTAATTGCCATAGGTAGCCCTCCATGTTTGCGGTCAAAGATGAACTGAAACTAAGACCAAGAATTGTATACTGTTCTGATTATTCATCTATATGAAATCTTACTCAATTTTTTTGCAAAGTATTTCTGTCTACCAAAACTAAGGTACACGAATAAATCTTATCTAATCGATTACTTATCCGTGATGTGTAATAGTTCATAGAGTCTTGTTGCAGCTTTTAGGGAACTCCAGCAAAATGGTACAGAGAAGATGAACACCCTGCGTGGATAAAGCAGCTAATTGAAGTTTGCGAGCAATCATTGCGATGGCTCAAATGTTTTGAGTAAGAGATGAAAATGTAGAAGCTGTCGTTTAGATTCCTTAATCTTTCACTCACAGCTTCATTGATCACGAGGTAGTTTCCTAACACTTTGTCCAATGATTGTAAGAGGGTGGGTCACATCACTTGTGTGAAACTATACATTTTatcatatgaaaaaatatagtGGTACTCTTACAACCATTGGATGAAGTATTGAAGTAATATCTCAATGTTGGGATCGAACTAACCTTGGACCATCATGTTTGTATCAGAAAGAAAGTGATTTCTCATCAAGATTCCTTAGATCCTTCCACGATTTCATTCGTAGAGTCCCAGTAGAATTCTACATTTGTCGTAAATTGGAGTTGAAACAGAGGATTTATGGTTCGAAACAATCGATCTCGAGTCTAGTTTTGTCCAtcgctagctagctagctagctagctaatGACTTGTTATCCAAAATATATGGAAAAACGAGGACAGAAAGACATGCAGTAAATCAAACAAGCAGAAGTACTGTAGCGAAATGCTGAAGTTGTAGGAGAAAGTGGATTTTCCGGtcgttttatattatttttctggtCTTGGCACATCTTTTATTTATACATGCTTATACAAGCCATAAGAAAGGCCAAATATTGCTATAAAGATGGCATACGAAGCACCAACAGCCAAGCCATGCGAAAGGTCTCAAGGGTTTcaaccgaaaaaaaaaaaacaaatcatgcGAAAGGTCTCAAGGGCATGTGAAGGGTTTCAaccgaaaaaaataataaaagttggCATAGACTAGCTGGGCAATTTTTGCCTTGATCGGTCCGACATTTGACGGACCCAAGTTGCGCTCGTACGCTTGCACACAAATCAAGCCTTTTTCCATTGCAAATCGGACCCATGATTTGCACCTTCTTTGCGTCGGTGCCTTTTTCCACTGCAAATCGGACCCATGATTTGCACATTTTTTGCGTCGGTGTGTGCGAGAGAGAGCCTCTTGACCAATCTTTGTTACACCTTTATAAAGTGTAACACAATATAAACCTATctatatcaatttatttttccaatgtGAGACAAATCTACATTTCCACATTTCCATTCACTTACATGAAAAAGCCCATAAACCTCAACCCATTTAATCTACCATGACTTTTGCCCAAAAATTAGTTGCGGATGTTGACATTGATTTAGCACGCTGACGGATTTTTCTATCGTAACATGTACCCCCAGTGATTTAGGTTGGCTCATCTCATGCAGACTTTTtggttaaattatatatatatatataaaaagtgattctattattattaatagaTAATATTTGAGAAGAAAGCGTAGAGCACAAAACATGTGCGCAATGCTCAAAGTCGTGTTGTCGTTTAGCCAGCAAAGTTCTCGGTTGTAGCAAGAACATTGTCTTGGTCTCAAGAACCCTATGATCAAAgtcaaaaattattaaaaatgtaaatttaattttttttattgcaagaCTGTTCAATAATTTATTAGACAATCAATTTGTATCAGAATGATAATTTGTgtattttttaagcattttgtaataaaaattatCTAATCTCTTGATAAGCTCAACAGGACTCGATTTGAACAGACATCAACTTACATTGTCAATGGGGGTTCAAGGATTTTACAATGTTAAAATCAACCATCCAAAGAACATACACACAGTTACGAAGTTATCCATAGTTTGTTCAATAAATACAACCTGTTTAGAAGATTAGAAATTTTAATCAGTGAGAAAAAAATTCATTCAGTCTTCAAAAATCTATCACAATATCTTCCACCAAACTCTGAAGCAAATGCCTACTGATCTCCACAGCTGTATCGAGTTTTTCAGTTTCGAATCGTGTCCATTCCGTTGCAGAACGCATCTCCCTCTCTATCAAATCTTCGAAAACAAACCTGCTAGATTCCTCCCATTTCCTTACATCCTCAACTATGGCCGAAAAAACCGTGTTAGTGTTCAGGAAAAGTGGCAATTGTTGGGACAGTGTGGATCCCAAGTCAAGGTATCTACCAAATC contains the following coding sequences:
- the LOC140986296 gene encoding uncharacterized protein is translated as MGGVTSSVAAKFAFFPPTPPSYTVVANEPCGGALCIPEVPRRDDVDVLRLRTRKGNDVVAVHISHPKANATLLYSHGNAADLGQMFELFVELSLRLRINLMGYDYSGFGQSTGKPTECNTYADIDAVYKCLKEKYGVKDDQLILYGQSVGSGPTIDLAARIPDLRGVVLHSPILSGLRVLYPVKRTYWFDIYKNIDKIGGINCPILVIHGTADDVVDCSHGKRLWELCTVKYDPIWINGGGHCNLELYPEFIKHLKKFVLALGKLRQAPNVSAIASLEPENKRESAESNTADTIELPPDLPEISRNSLDSRLDKSKKSSVLEKSRMSTDRVDRFRRRKHLLW